A section of the Pseudomonas sp. FP453 genome encodes:
- the prfA gene encoding peptide chain release factor 1, translating into MKASLLNKLDVLQDRFEELTALLGDGEVIADQTKFRTYSKEYAEVEPIVTTYGQWLKTQADLEGAQALLKDSDPDMREMAVEEVREAKEKLVALEGDLQRMLLPKDPNDGRNVFLEIRAGTGGDEAAIFSGDLFRMYSRYAERRGWRVEILSENEGEHGGYKEVIARVEGDNVYGKLKFESGAHRVQRVPATESQGRIHTSACTVAVLPEPDEQEAIEINPADLRVDTYRSSGAGGQHVNKTDSAIRITHLPSGIVVECQEERSQHKNRARAMSWLSAKLNDQQTSAAANAIASERKLLVGSGDRSERIRTYNFAQGRVTDHRVNLTLYSLDEILAGGVDAVIEPLLAEYQADQLAAIGE; encoded by the coding sequence ATGAAAGCGTCACTGCTCAATAAACTGGACGTGCTCCAGGACCGTTTCGAAGAACTGACCGCCTTGCTCGGCGATGGCGAAGTCATCGCCGATCAGACCAAGTTCCGCACCTATTCCAAGGAATACGCGGAAGTCGAGCCGATTGTGACCACCTACGGCCAGTGGCTGAAAACCCAGGCCGACCTCGAAGGTGCCCAGGCACTGCTCAAGGACAGCGACCCGGACATGCGCGAAATGGCCGTGGAAGAAGTCCGCGAGGCCAAGGAAAAACTGGTCGCGCTGGAAGGCGACCTGCAACGCATGCTGCTGCCCAAGGACCCGAATGACGGGCGCAACGTGTTCCTCGAAATCCGCGCCGGCACCGGTGGCGACGAGGCGGCGATCTTCTCCGGCGACCTGTTCCGCATGTATTCGCGTTATGCCGAGCGTCGCGGCTGGCGCGTCGAGATCCTTTCGGAGAACGAAGGCGAGCACGGCGGCTATAAAGAAGTCATCGCGCGGGTCGAAGGCGATAACGTCTACGGCAAGCTCAAGTTCGAATCCGGCGCGCACCGCGTACAGCGCGTGCCGGCCACCGAATCCCAGGGCCGTATCCACACCTCGGCGTGCACCGTGGCCGTGTTGCCCGAGCCGGACGAGCAGGAAGCCATCGAGATCAACCCGGCTGACCTGCGCGTCGACACCTACCGCTCGTCGGGCGCCGGTGGCCAGCACGTCAACAAGACCGATTCCGCGATCCGCATCACCCACTTGCCGTCGGGCATCGTGGTGGAGTGCCAGGAAGAACGTTCCCAGCACAAGAACCGCGCGCGGGCGATGTCCTGGCTGTCGGCCAAGCTCAACGACCAGCAGACCAGCGCCGCCGCCAACGCGATTGCCAGCGAGCGCAAGTTGCTGGTGGGCTCGGGCGATCGTTCCGAGCGCATCCGCACCTACAACTTTGCCCAGGGTCGGGTCACCGACCACCGGGTCAACCTCACGCTGTATTCCCTCGACGAGATCCTCGCCGGTGGCGTCGATGCCGTGATCGAGCCGTTGCTCGCCGAATACCAGGCCGATCAGTTAGCGGCGATAGGTGAATAA
- the prmC gene encoding peptide chain release factor N(5)-glutamine methyltransferase has product MTIIASLLRAADLPDSPTARLDAELLLAAALGKPRSYLHTWPEKIVSSEDALTFASYLQRRRGGEPVAYILGQQGFWKLDLEVAPHTLIPRPDTELLVEAALELLPATPTQVLDLGTGSGAIALALASERPAWKVTAVDRVLEAVALAERNRQRLHLNNVTVLNSHWFSALQGHTYDLIISNPPYIADNDPHLVAGDVRFEPASALVAGRDGLDDLRHIIQQAPQHLNAGGWLLLEHGYDQAAAVRDLLLSEGFDQVHSRIDLGGHERITLGRRPC; this is encoded by the coding sequence ATGACCATTATCGCCAGCCTGCTGCGCGCCGCCGACCTGCCCGACTCGCCCACCGCGCGCCTCGACGCCGAGCTTTTGCTGGCGGCGGCCCTGGGCAAACCCCGCAGCTACCTGCACACCTGGCCAGAAAAAATCGTCAGCAGCGAAGACGCGCTGACCTTCGCCAGCTACCTGCAGCGTCGCCGTGGCGGTGAGCCGGTCGCCTACATCCTCGGCCAGCAAGGCTTCTGGAAGCTCGACCTGGAGGTCGCGCCCCACACCCTGATCCCACGCCCGGACACCGAGCTGCTGGTGGAAGCGGCCCTGGAATTATTGCCAGCCACGCCGACCCAGGTCCTCGACCTCGGCACCGGCAGCGGCGCCATCGCCCTGGCCCTGGCCAGCGAACGCCCGGCGTGGAAGGTCACCGCCGTCGACCGCGTGCTCGAAGCCGTGGCCCTGGCCGAACGCAATCGCCAGCGCCTGCACCTGAATAACGTCACGGTGCTCAATAGTCATTGGTTCAGCGCCCTGCAAGGCCACACCTACGACCTGATCATCAGCAACCCGCCCTACATCGCCGACAATGACCCGCACCTGGTCGCCGGTGACGTGCGCTTCGAACCGGCCAGCGCGCTGGTGGCGGGCCGCGACGGCCTGGACGACTTGCGCCACATCATCCAGCAAGCCCCACAGCACCTGAATGCCGGTGGCTGGCTGCTGCTCGAACACGGCTACGACCAGGCCGCCGCCGTGCGTGACCTGTTGCTGAGCGAAGGCTTTGACCAGGTGCACAGCCGCATCGACCTCGGCGGCCACGAACGCATCACCCTGGGACGTCGGCCGTGCTGA
- a CDS encoding molybdopterin-synthase adenylyltransferase MoeB, which yields MLTDQELLRYSRQILLQQVDIDGQLRLKQGRALIIGLGGLGAPVALYLAAAGVGELHVADFDTVDLTNLQRQIIHDTDSVGQTKVDSALRRLSAINPEIKLVAHRSALDADSLAAAVAAVDVVLDCSDNFSTREAVNAACVAATKPLISGAAIRLEGQLSVFDPRRAESPCYHCLYGHGSDTELTCSEAGVVGPLVGLVGSLQALEALKLLAGFGEPLVGRLLLIDALTSRFRELRVKRDPGCSVCGPQHG from the coding sequence GTGCTGACCGATCAGGAGCTGTTGCGCTATAGCCGACAGATCCTGTTGCAGCAGGTCGACATCGACGGCCAGTTGCGCCTCAAACAGGGCCGCGCCTTGATCATCGGCCTCGGTGGCCTGGGTGCGCCGGTGGCGTTGTACCTGGCGGCCGCCGGCGTCGGCGAGTTGCACGTGGCGGACTTCGACACCGTCGACCTGACCAACCTGCAACGCCAGATCATCCACGACACCGACAGCGTCGGGCAGACCAAGGTCGACTCGGCCCTGCGCCGCCTGAGCGCGATCAATCCTGAAATCAAGCTGGTGGCCCATCGCAGCGCGCTGGATGCCGATTCCCTGGCCGCCGCGGTGGCGGCGGTGGATGTGGTGCTCGATTGCAGCGACAACTTTTCCACCCGCGAAGCGGTCAACGCCGCGTGCGTCGCCGCGACCAAGCCGTTGATCAGCGGCGCGGCGATTCGCCTGGAAGGGCAGTTGTCGGTGTTCGACCCACGTCGCGCCGAAAGCCCGTGCTACCACTGTTTATACGGGCACGGCAGCGACACCGAACTGACCTGCAGCGAAGCCGGCGTGGTCGGCCCGCTGGTGGGCCTGGTCGGCAGCCTGCAAGCGCTGGAAGCCTTGAAGCTGCTGGCCGGTTTCGGCGAGCCGCTGGTGGGGCGCCTGCTGTTGATCGATGCGTTGACCAGCCGTTTCCGTGAGCTGCGCGTCAAGCGCGACCCCGGTTGCAGCGTGTGTGGGCCGCAACATGGTTAA
- the murI gene encoding glutamate racemase — protein MVKDAPIGVFDSGIGGLTVLDEIQQLLPHESLLYVADCGHIPYGEKTPAYILERSRKVAGFFREKGAKAFVIACNTATVAAVADLRLDAPDWPLVGMEPAVKPAAAATRSGVVGVLATTGTLQSAKFAALLDRFATDVRVITQPCPGLVELIETGDLNSPALRQLLQGYIDPLLSAGCDTIILGCTHYPFLKPLLAQMLPPSIILIDTGAAVARQLKRLLGERDLLASGNPEPAQFWTSGDVYHLRNILPTLWKYPGVVRSFGA, from the coding sequence ATGGTTAAGGACGCGCCGATCGGTGTGTTCGATTCCGGCATCGGCGGCTTGACGGTGCTGGACGAAATCCAGCAACTGCTGCCCCACGAATCGCTGCTGTATGTGGCCGACTGCGGGCATATCCCCTACGGCGAGAAAACCCCGGCTTATATTCTTGAGCGCTCGCGAAAAGTCGCCGGGTTTTTCCGCGAGAAGGGCGCCAAGGCGTTTGTGATTGCCTGTAACACCGCCACCGTCGCGGCGGTGGCGGATCTTCGCCTGGACGCTCCCGACTGGCCGCTGGTGGGCATGGAACCCGCCGTCAAACCCGCCGCCGCCGCGACCCGCAGCGGTGTGGTCGGCGTGCTCGCCACCACCGGCACCTTGCAAAGCGCCAAGTTCGCCGCCTTGCTCGACCGCTTTGCCACCGATGTACGGGTGATCACCCAACCTTGCCCTGGCCTGGTGGAACTGATCGAGACCGGCGACCTCAACAGCCCCGCGCTGCGCCAGTTGTTGCAGGGTTATATCGACCCATTGCTCAGCGCCGGTTGCGACACCATCATCCTCGGTTGCACCCACTATCCCTTCCTCAAGCCACTCCTGGCACAAATGCTGCCCCCCAGCATCATCCTGATCGACACCGGCGCCGCCGTAGCCCGCCAGCTCAAGCGTTTGCTGGGCGAGCGCGACCTGTTGGCCAGCGGCAATCCCGAGCCTGCACAGTTCTGGACCAGCGGCGATGTGTATCACCTAAGAAATATCCTACCAACACTATGGAAATATCCCGGCGTTGTGCGAAGCTTCGGGGCGTGA
- a CDS encoding acyloxyacyl hydrolase — protein sequence MKRLFCLAAIAAVVVGHSVSAQAAGLELGVGSTSDSTMTYRLGLTSQWDKSWWQSDTGRLTGYWSGAYTYWDGDKRASVSSLSFSPVFVYEFAGERVKPYIEAGVGVAVFSRTRVEDNNIGQAFQFEDRLGFGLRFTGGHEVGIRATHYSNAGLSSNNDGVESYALHYTLEL from the coding sequence ATGAAGCGCTTGTTCTGTTTGGCTGCGATTGCGGCCGTCGTTGTAGGACACTCCGTTTCAGCCCAGGCTGCGGGCCTGGAATTGGGGGTGGGAAGTACCAGCGATTCGACCATGACCTACCGGTTGGGGCTGACGTCGCAGTGGGATAAAAGCTGGTGGCAGAGTGATACCGGCCGCTTGACCGGATACTGGAGCGGCGCCTACACCTACTGGGACGGAGACAAGCGCGCCAGCGTCAGCAGCCTGTCGTTCTCGCCGGTGTTTGTGTATGAATTTGCCGGGGAGAGGGTCAAGCCCTACATCGAGGCGGGGGTTGGCGTAGCGGTGTTCTCGCGCACGCGGGTCGAAGACAACAATATCGGCCAGGCCTTTCAGTTCGAAGACCGGCTGGGCTTTGGCTTGCGCTTCACGGGCGGGCATGAAGTCGGCATTCGCGCCACGCACTATTCCAATGCGGGGCTGAGCAGTAACAACGATGGGGTCGAGAGCTACGCGTTGCACTACACCCTGGAGCTATAA
- a CDS encoding YkgJ family cysteine cluster protein codes for MTNIPHTQIAEPAVTCSTCAACCCQLEVMLITDTGVPERYIDTDDWGGEVMLRLDDGWCAALDRDTMMCTIYERRPLICREFEMGAPECLEERQGIATAYR; via the coding sequence ATGACCAACATCCCCCACACCCAAATCGCCGAACCCGCCGTCACTTGCTCGACGTGCGCGGCCTGCTGCTGCCAGCTGGAAGTGATGCTGATCACCGACACCGGCGTGCCAGAGCGTTACATCGATACCGACGATTGGGGCGGCGAAGTGATGCTGCGCCTCGACGACGGCTGGTGTGCGGCGCTGGATCGGGACACGATGATGTGCACGATCTATGAGCGGCGGCCGTTGATTTGCCGGGAGTTCGAGATGGGCGCGCCGGAATGCCTGGAGGAAAGGCAGGGGATTGCGACGGCGTATCGCTGA
- a CDS encoding DUF2878 domain-containing protein codes for MLKPLANAVLFQCGWFACVLGGNSRWLLVAVAALAVHLLWISSWSREGQVILAVTLLGTVIDTALRTFGVFHFSMPGPLIPLWLIVLWALLATTLRHCLAWSARPWWRASLLGAVGGPLSYYAGSQLAGVSFGYGTTTTVIGLGLLWALLFPVLHWVARQLEH; via the coding sequence ATGCTTAAACCGCTGGCGAACGCCGTGCTGTTCCAGTGCGGCTGGTTTGCCTGCGTGCTGGGCGGCAACAGCCGCTGGTTGCTGGTGGCGGTGGCGGCACTCGCCGTGCATCTGCTGTGGATCAGTTCATGGTCGCGCGAGGGCCAGGTGATACTCGCCGTGACCCTGCTGGGCACGGTGATCGACACCGCGCTGCGCACCTTTGGCGTGTTTCATTTCAGCATGCCGGGGCCGTTGATTCCGCTCTGGCTGATCGTGCTCTGGGCGCTGCTGGCGACCACCTTGCGCCATTGCCTGGCCTGGAGCGCACGCCCCTGGTGGCGGGCCAGCCTGTTGGGCGCGGTGGGCGGGCCGCTGTCGTACTACGCGGGCAGCCAACTGGCCGGGGTGAGTTTCGGTTACGGCACCACGACGACGGTGATCGGCCTGGGCCTGCTGTGGGCCCTGTTGTTTCCGGTGCTGCACTGGGTCGCCCGACAACTGGAGCACTGA
- a CDS encoding cyclopropane-fatty-acyl-phospholipid synthase family protein, whose product MKTPSLSVKTHRLNVNGMTSALLRKAVLRQLSQLRHGQLVVIEDGERQVFGAREAHLLGEIHILDSAVWGLVAAGGSIGAGEAFIHGYWSSPDLTAVVRVMVSNLDVLDAMEGGLARLARPLTQGLHWLNRNTRKGSQKNIAAHYDLGNDLFEEFLDPTMMYSAAQFLTADDTLEQAQLNKLERICQKLALKPGDHLLEIGTGWGSMALYAAQHYGCKVTTTTLSKEQFAYTEQRIAALGLGDQVTLLLQDYRDLTGQYDKLVSIEMIEAVGHRFLPTYFKQCAQLLKSDGLMLLQAITIRDQRYEQAKTNVDFIQRYIFPGGALPCVQKMLEIVSRDTDMNLLHMEDFGLHYARTLRLWHENFRRAHGRLAELGYDEYFLRLWEFYLCYCEGGFMERTIGTAQLLLAKPAAINPPLLGRFDA is encoded by the coding sequence ATGAAAACCCCTAGCTTATCGGTCAAAACCCATCGCCTGAACGTCAACGGCATGACCAGTGCCCTGCTGCGCAAGGCCGTGCTGCGCCAACTCAGCCAACTGCGCCACGGCCAGCTGGTGGTGATCGAAGACGGCGAACGCCAGGTCTTCGGCGCACGGGAGGCGCACCTGCTGGGGGAAATCCACATCCTTGATTCGGCCGTGTGGGGCCTGGTGGCCGCCGGCGGCTCCATCGGTGCGGGCGAGGCGTTTATCCACGGTTACTGGAGCAGCCCGGACCTCACCGCCGTGGTGCGCGTGATGGTCAGCAACCTCGACGTGCTCGACGCGATGGAAGGCGGCCTCGCGCGCCTGGCCCGCCCGCTGACCCAGGGCTTGCACTGGCTCAACCGCAATACGCGCAAGGGCTCGCAGAAAAACATCGCGGCCCATTACGACCTCGGCAACGACCTGTTCGAAGAATTCCTCGACCCGACCATGATGTATTCGGCGGCGCAATTCCTCACCGCCGACGACACCCTGGAACAGGCGCAACTGAACAAACTGGAGCGCATCTGCCAGAAACTCGCGCTCAAGCCCGGCGACCATCTGCTGGAAATCGGCACCGGCTGGGGCAGCATGGCGCTGTATGCGGCGCAGCATTATGGCTGCAAGGTCACCACCACGACCTTGTCCAAGGAGCAGTTTGCCTACACCGAACAACGCATCGCCGCCTTGGGCCTGGGTGATCAGGTGACGCTGCTGTTGCAGGACTACCGCGACCTCACCGGCCAGTACGACAAGCTGGTGTCCATCGAGATGATCGAAGCCGTGGGCCACCGCTTCCTGCCAACCTACTTCAAGCAGTGCGCGCAGTTACTCAAAAGCGATGGCCTGATGCTGCTGCAAGCCATCACCATCCGCGACCAGCGCTATGAGCAGGCGAAGACCAACGTGGATTTTATCCAGCGCTACATCTTCCCCGGCGGCGCCTTGCCCTGTGTGCAAAAAATGCTCGAGATCGTCAGCCGCGACACCGACATGAACTTGCTGCACATGGAGGACTTCGGCCTGCACTACGCACGAACCCTGCGCCTGTGGCATGAGAATTTTCGCCGCGCCCATGGCCGCCTCGCCGAGCTGGGCTACGATGAGTACTTCCTGCGCCTGTGGGAATTCTACCTGTGCTACTGCGAAGGGGGCTTTATGGAGCGTACGATCGGTACCGCACAATTGCTGCTGGCCAAACCCGCCGCAATCAACCCGCCGCTGCTCGGGCGTTTTGATGCTTAA
- a CDS encoding DUF1365 domain-containing protein, with the protein MNSALYSGWIAHRRFTPKAHAFRYRIGLLYLDLSEEQHVLGLSPLAGRSRFAPFGFRQQDYLRAFTRSGMSLSDAVRQEVGKALGRTPQGVICLLTQARSWGLAFNPVSFFYCFEADGQLAAILCEVTNTPWRERYHYVLPALALGADEHQHFAVAKAFHVSPFLPRDLEYRMSFSPPAARLGVHMADWQGAQKVFDATLSLEKAALDRASLHRYLWRFPWMTAKTCLAIYWQALRLLLKRTPIFPHRAADGASRTAVGYTKDRRHENP; encoded by the coding sequence GTGAACAGCGCCCTGTACAGCGGCTGGATCGCCCATCGCCGGTTTACGCCCAAGGCTCACGCCTTTCGCTACCGCATCGGCCTGCTGTACCTGGATCTGAGCGAAGAACAGCACGTGCTGGGGCTCTCGCCCCTGGCCGGGCGCAGCCGTTTTGCGCCTTTCGGTTTTCGCCAGCAGGATTACCTGCGTGCATTCACGCGCAGCGGCATGAGCTTGAGCGATGCCGTGCGCCAGGAAGTCGGCAAGGCACTGGGGCGAACGCCCCAGGGCGTTATCTGCCTACTGACCCAGGCCCGCAGTTGGGGCCTGGCTTTTAACCCGGTGAGTTTCTTCTACTGCTTCGAGGCCGACGGACAACTGGCCGCGATCCTGTGTGAAGTGACCAACACCCCATGGCGCGAGCGCTATCACTACGTGCTGCCGGCCCTGGCCCTCGGCGCGGACGAGCACCAGCACTTCGCCGTGGCCAAGGCCTTCCATGTGTCGCCGTTCCTGCCTCGCGACCTGGAATACCGCATGAGCTTCAGCCCGCCCGCCGCCAGGCTCGGCGTGCACATGGCCGACTGGCAGGGGGCGCAAAAAGTCTTCGATGCCACCCTGAGCCTGGAAAAAGCCGCCCTCGACCGCGCCAGCCTGCACCGTTACCTGTGGCGCTTCCCGTGGATGACCGCCAAGACCTGCCTGGCGATTTACTGGCAGGCCCTGCGCCTGTTGCTCAAACGCACACCGATTTTCCCCCACCGAGCCGCCGATGGCGCCTCCCGTACTGCAGTCGGGTATACCAAGGATCGCCGCCATGAAAACCCCTAG
- a CDS encoding NAD(P)/FAD-dependent oxidoreductase, with translation MKIAIIGSGIAGLTSAYLLSRSHDITLFEADDRIGGHTHTVNVSVEGKSYAVDTGFIVFNDWTYPNFIRLLGHVGVGFKPTEMSFSVHDEKQRFEYNGNNLNSLFAQRRNILSPGFWGMLRDILRFNRQAPLDLQEQRIGADMTLGDYLTAGGYGERFIRHYIVPMGAAIWSMSLADMLGFPLQFFVRFFKNHGLLSVSNRPQWCVIEGGSSSYIEPLTRGFREQIRLNCPVDKVARSEAGVVIHSTAGVEHFDRVVFACHSDQALALLADPSQAEQEILGALPYASNDVVLHTDTRLLPDRKLAWASWNYRLSGNAQSQAAVTYDMNILQGIDSATTFCVSLNQTAVINPLKILARYTYAHPQYSLAAVAAQARWQEVSGVRNTFYCGAYWANGFHEDGVVSALRVADAFGERL, from the coding sequence GTGAAAATCGCCATCATCGGTAGCGGCATCGCCGGGCTGACCAGCGCCTACTTGCTCAGCCGCAGCCACGACATCACGCTGTTTGAAGCCGACGACCGCATCGGCGGGCATACCCACACGGTCAACGTCAGCGTCGAAGGCAAGAGCTATGCGGTGGACACCGGTTTTATCGTGTTCAACGACTGGACCTATCCCAACTTCATCCGCCTGTTGGGGCACGTCGGCGTGGGCTTCAAGCCGACCGAGATGAGTTTTTCGGTGCACGACGAAAAACAGCGCTTCGAGTACAACGGCAACAACCTCAACAGCCTGTTTGCGCAGCGGCGCAACATCCTGTCGCCGGGGTTCTGGGGCATGTTGCGCGATATCCTGCGCTTCAACCGCCAGGCGCCGCTGGACCTGCAGGAACAGCGCATCGGCGCCGACATGACCCTGGGCGACTACCTCACGGCCGGCGGGTATGGCGAGCGGTTTATCCGCCACTACATCGTGCCGATGGGCGCGGCGATCTGGTCGATGTCCCTGGCGGACATGCTCGGTTTTCCCTTGCAGTTCTTTGTGCGTTTCTTCAAGAACCACGGCCTGCTGTCGGTGAGCAACCGCCCGCAATGGTGTGTGATCGAGGGTGGCTCCAGCAGCTATATCGAACCGCTGACCCGGGGTTTTCGCGAACAGATTCGTCTCAATTGCCCTGTGGATAAAGTCGCACGCAGCGAGGCTGGCGTGGTTATCCACAGCACGGCCGGTGTCGAGCATTTCGACCGCGTGGTGTTCGCCTGTCACAGCGACCAGGCCCTGGCATTGCTGGCCGACCCGAGCCAGGCCGAGCAAGAGATCCTCGGCGCCCTGCCCTACGCCAGCAACGACGTGGTGCTGCACACCGACACGCGCCTGCTGCCGGATCGCAAGCTGGCCTGGGCCAGCTGGAATTATCGCCTGAGTGGCAATGCGCAGAGCCAGGCCGCCGTGACCTACGACATGAACATCCTGCAAGGCATCGACAGCGCCACCACCTTTTGCGTCAGCCTCAACCAGACGGCGGTGATCAACCCGCTGAAGATCCTCGCCCGCTACACCTACGCCCACCCGCAATACAGCCTGGCGGCGGTGGCGGCGCAAGCGCGCTGGCAGGAAGTGTCCGGCGTGCGCAATACCTTTTATTGCGGCGCCTACTGGGCCAACGGTTTCCACGAAGACGGCGTGGTCAGCGCCCTGCGCGTAGCCGACGCCTTTGGGGAACGCCTGTGA
- a CDS encoding SDR family oxidoreductase: MNLTPPRRYWLTGASSGIGAALAVELLNSGAHVALSSRSKGPLEALAQRYPGQVLVVAGDLTNSQTVREIGEHIGVVWGALDTVILNAGTCEYVDARQFDSSIIEHVVRTNLLASSYCIEAALPLLRAGQTPHLVGVASAVTYLPMPRAEAYGASKAGLRYLFEALRISLSPENIDVTVISPGFVETPLTERNDFPMPLSWTADKAARHIFAKLDKRPLEIAFPALFIATLWPLSKLPSRVQLIIGKRMLRSPPPQKDYL; encoded by the coding sequence ATGAACCTTACCCCGCCCCGCCGTTATTGGCTGACCGGCGCCAGCAGTGGCATCGGCGCCGCGCTGGCCGTGGAGTTGCTCAACAGCGGCGCCCACGTGGCGCTCAGCTCACGCAGCAAAGGCCCGCTGGAAGCCCTCGCCCAACGCTATCCGGGGCAAGTGCTGGTGGTGGCCGGCGACCTGACCAACAGCCAGACCGTGCGCGAGATCGGCGAGCATATCGGCGTGGTCTGGGGCGCGCTGGACACGGTGATCCTCAACGCCGGCACCTGTGAATATGTGGATGCCCGGCAGTTCGATTCGTCGATCATCGAACACGTGGTACGCACCAACCTGCTGGCCAGCAGTTACTGCATCGAGGCCGCGCTGCCCCTGTTGCGCGCCGGGCAAACGCCGCACCTGGTCGGCGTGGCCAGCGCGGTGACGTACCTGCCCATGCCCCGCGCCGAAGCCTATGGTGCATCCAAGGCCGGCTTGCGCTACCTGTTCGAAGCGCTGCGCATCAGCCTGTCGCCGGAAAACATCGACGTCACGGTGATCAGCCCCGGTTTTGTCGAAACACCGCTGACCGAACGCAACGATTTCCCCATGCCCCTGAGCTGGACGGCCGACAAAGCCGCGCGGCATATCTTCGCCAAGCTGGACAAGCGCCCGCTGGAAATCGCCTTCCCCGCGCTGTTTATCGCCACCCTGTGGCCGCTGTCGAAACTGCCCAGCCGTGTGCAGTTGATCATCGGCAAACGCATGTTGCGCAGCCCGCCACCGCAGAAGGACTACCTGTGA
- a CDS encoding nuclear transport factor 2 family protein: MSDFLRRFAQAFATLDKHNLHLLDNLYSKDIAFTDPLHQVHGLPAMHRYFAELYSNVSQLRFDFHGFDQVAEGEGYLRWKMSFCHPRLANGTLIRVEGCSHLMWRDKVYHHRDYFDAGALLYEHLPVLGRVIRWLKRRVA, translated from the coding sequence ATGAGTGACTTCCTGCGCCGGTTCGCCCAAGCGTTCGCGACCTTGGACAAACACAACCTGCACCTGCTGGATAACCTCTACAGCAAGGACATCGCCTTCACCGACCCGCTGCATCAAGTCCACGGCCTGCCGGCGATGCACCGCTACTTTGCCGAGCTGTACAGCAATGTCAGCCAGCTGCGCTTCGACTTTCACGGCTTCGACCAGGTCGCCGAAGGCGAAGGCTACCTGCGCTGGAAGATGAGCTTCTGCCACCCGCGCCTGGCCAATGGCACGCTGATCCGGGTCGAGGGCTGTTCGCATCTGATGTGGCGCGACAAGGTCTACCATCATCGCGACTACTTCGACGCCGGCGCCCTGCTCTACGAACACCTGCCGGTACTCGGCCGCGTCATCCGTTGGCTGAAAAGGAGAGTGGCATGA